From a single Pseudobutyrivibrio xylanivorans genomic region:
- the atpG gene encoding ATP synthase F1 subunit gamma — protein sequence MASTKEIQNRINSIQDTMKITNAMYMMSSMKLRKAKSKLQATEPFFEAVQRGLAENLAHFPDIRHRYFDNNVEDEKSQFKKRGFIVFTGDKGMAGAYNHNAIKMTLERISDLKDDEYELFVVGEVGRAFFINGGYNVDEDFHFSSNNPSMHRARVIAEYMIHKYNNREVDRIDVIYTKMLNSVTEETCVERLLPLRTHKFIKDKVKEIQEDVEGTGKAAAEMKAGVKHVHSINSYEMEAFAQGGDKWFPFFPSLKEVLEQLVHNNFTGFMYGALVECSASEENARMMAMQAATDNAEAILRELSIEYNRVRQAQITQEITEVIGGAKALKKKKAKKQAVR from the coding sequence ATGGCAAGTACAAAGGAAATCCAGAATAGAATAAATAGTATTCAGGATACCATGAAGATTACAAATGCCATGTACATGATGTCTTCCATGAAGCTTCGAAAGGCTAAGTCAAAGCTTCAGGCTACTGAGCCTTTCTTCGAAGCGGTTCAGCGAGGCCTTGCAGAGAACCTGGCACACTTCCCTGACATCAGACACCGTTACTTCGATAACAATGTTGAGGACGAAAAGTCACAGTTCAAAAAGCGTGGCTTCATCGTTTTCACAGGTGATAAGGGAATGGCTGGTGCCTACAACCACAACGCAATCAAGATGACGCTTGAGCGTATCTCAGACCTTAAAGATGATGAGTACGAGCTGTTTGTCGTAGGTGAGGTTGGACGAGCATTCTTTATAAATGGTGGATACAATGTGGATGAGGATTTCCATTTTTCTTCAAACAATCCATCAATGCATAGAGCTCGTGTAATTGCCGAATACATGATCCACAAGTACAATAATCGCGAGGTGGACAGAATTGATGTCATCTACACAAAGATGCTTAATTCAGTTACCGAGGAGACTTGCGTTGAACGACTTCTTCCATTGAGAACTCACAAGTTCATTAAGGATAAGGTTAAGGAAATTCAGGAGGACGTTGAGGGAACAGGAAAGGCAGCAGCAGAGATGAAGGCTGGTGTTAAGCACGTTCACTCAATCAACAGCTACGAGATGGAGGCCTTCGCACAGGGTGGTGATAAATGGTTCCCATTCTTCCCATCATTGAAGGAAGTTCTCGAGCAGCTGGTGCATAATAACTTCACAGGTTTCATGTATGGTGCGCTCGTTGAGTGCTCAGCCAGTGAGGAAAATGCCCGAATGATGGCCATGCAGGCCGCGACAGATAATGCAGAGGCAATTCTTCGTGAATTATCTATTGAATACAACAGAGTGCGTCAGGCACAGATTACTCAGGAAATCACTGAGGTAATCGGCGGTGCCAAGGCGCTTAAGAAGAAAAAAGCAAAGAAACAGGCAGTGAGGTAA